One region of Sulfurisphaera ohwakuensis genomic DNA includes:
- a CDS encoding alkaline phosphatase family protein: MKVLLIIIDGASYKIIEKIKDKLPTINKLINSGFYGKLESVFPSLTPIALASLITGNLPEHNGITAPKIFIKGRSLSSPLSAFSSEGLKSDPIWAYLGKHGYKVTVTSNPQALPDKWKIKDVILFDPYKSKIKKCSDAKVLLEGENKILSNIWLVEKRNSKYLIVYTSPYGEKEIELEEGEWSEPIEILGKCGKDELKGTIFLHARHENVYVSPISFFNYKWGNNTELQEKIWNFIVNKHGMILDGDYHSLYKGIITLDEYLKTIELTYSFFLNYTLFMLENTNWDFAITYLPIVDNLQHLLYGINEEKAFEHIVKGYEMADEFIRAQLNYADVFFVCSDHGIAEVEKKIFINKFLEKINVLKLNDNEEIDWSKTKAYYGGGGQIRINLKNREKNGIVSHREFPKLVRYIVRNLENLVDEEKNERIFTSIVARESPANDREGDIYITGLKEKYGISSLVKKDMNIIEKIEYYKMTSGEHGYFRKDDLYGIIIFYDKKSNTRRKFISNAKIIDVAPTILKLFNVTNVKMDGKPIITLVEKYGDLNNY, from the coding sequence TTGAAAGTATTACTAATCATAATAGACGGTGCATCATACAAAATAATTGAAAAAATTAAGGATAAATTACCTACTATAAATAAGTTGATAAATTCTGGTTTTTATGGAAAATTGGAATCAGTATTTCCTTCCCTTACTCCAATTGCTTTAGCCTCATTAATAACTGGAAACTTACCTGAACATAACGGAATTACAGCACCTAAAATTTTTATAAAAGGACGCTCGCTATCTTCTCCTTTATCAGCGTTCAGTAGTGAAGGTTTAAAATCTGATCCTATTTGGGCATATCTAGGTAAACATGGATATAAAGTCACAGTAACTTCTAATCCTCAAGCACTACCAGATAAATGGAAAATTAAAGATGTAATATTATTCGACCCATATAAAAGTAAAATAAAGAAGTGCAGCGATGCTAAAGTTCTTTTAGAAGGAGAAAACAAAATCCTAAGTAATATATGGCTTGTAGAGAAACGTAATTCTAAGTACCTCATAGTCTATACAAGCCCTTATGGTGAAAAAGAAATTGAATTAGAAGAGGGAGAATGGAGTGAGCCTATCGAAATTTTAGGTAAGTGCGGCAAAGATGAATTGAAAGGAACCATATTTCTACATGCTAGGCATGAGAACGTATATGTAAGTCCTATTAGTTTCTTCAATTATAAATGGGGAAATAATACTGAATTACAAGAAAAAATATGGAATTTTATAGTAAATAAACATGGAATGATTTTAGATGGAGACTATCACTCTTTATATAAAGGAATTATAACGTTAGATGAATATTTAAAAACTATCGAACTCACATACTCATTTTTTCTTAATTATACATTATTCATGCTAGAAAATACTAATTGGGATTTCGCTATTACATATCTACCAATAGTAGATAACCTCCAGCATTTACTTTACGGTATTAACGAAGAAAAAGCCTTTGAACATATAGTAAAAGGATACGAAATGGCAGATGAATTTATTAGAGCACAACTTAATTATGCAGACGTATTTTTCGTGTGTTCTGACCATGGAATAGCTGAAGTTGAAAAGAAAATTTTTATAAATAAGTTTCTTGAAAAAATTAATGTATTGAAATTAAATGATAATGAAGAAATAGATTGGAGTAAAACAAAAGCATATTACGGTGGAGGAGGCCAAATAAGAATTAATTTAAAAAATAGAGAAAAAAACGGCATAGTGTCACATAGGGAATTCCCAAAATTAGTAAGATATATAGTAAGAAACTTAGAAAATTTAGTTGACGAAGAAAAAAATGAAAGAATTTTTACATCTATTGTAGCAAGAGAATCTCCTGCTAATGATAGGGAAGGAGATATTTATATCACAGGTCTTAAAGAGAAATACGGAATAAGTAGTTTAGTTAAAAAAGATATGAACATAATAGAAAAAATTGAATATTACAAAATGACATCAGGAGAACATGGTTATTTTAGAAAGGATGATCTTTACGGTATTATTATATTTTATGATAAGAAGAGTAATACAAGAAGGAAATTTATTTCAAATGCAAAAATAATAGATGTGGCACCTACGATCTTGAAATTATTTAACGTAACAAATGTTAAAATGGATGGAAAGCCTATTATTACATTAGTAGAAAAGTATGGAGATCTCAACAATTATTAG